The following is a genomic window from Actinomycetota bacterium.
CTCCGGGACCGACTTCAGGGCTTCCGCGTACACCGCTTCGATCTCCCCGGCGACGACCGGCCAGTCGTAGCGGTAGGCGCGTTCCCGGCCGGCCTCTCCCATCGCCTTCGCGCGCGCGGGATCGTCCAGAACCTGCGCCAGCGCCTCGGCGCATGCCGTGGGATCGCCGGGAGGAACGAGCAGCCCGTCGACGCCGTCGCGGAGCACGGCCGCGTAGCCGGGGATGTTCGAGGCGACCACGGGCCTCCCGGCGGCCATCCCTTCGAGAAGGACGATCCCGAAGCTCTCCCCACCGAGCGAAGGCACGCACACGACGGCCGCGAGGCCCATCGACTGGGCGAGTTCCCACGGCTCCACGCGGCCGACGAATGTGACGTGCTCGCGCAGGGCCTCGGGCACCGCCTCTTCGCACGCGCGCCGCTCCGATCCTTCCCCCACCATGATGAGCGCCGCTTCAGGGTGGCGATCCTTCAGCGCCGGGAAGGCGTCGATCAGTACGCGTGCGCCTTTCCTCGGCTCGAAGCGGCCTATGAAAAGGACCGTCGAGCCCGCGGGCTCCGGCAGCCCGGCGAATCGCGAGCAGTCCACCCCGTTCGGGATGACGCGCAGGTCGTTGCCGAGCGCCTCCTCGACGGTCCGGCGAGCCTCCTCGGACACGGCGATGCGGCCGGCGAGCCGCCGGTACAGGGGGCGCAGGGCCGGCGACGCGATCCGGTACGCCCTCGATCGTGGCGCGCTCGCGTGGAACGTCGCAACCACCGGCAGGCGAGTAGCCAGCAGCGCCGCCAGCCCGACGCTCGGCGCGAAGGG
Proteins encoded in this region:
- a CDS encoding glycosyltransferase family 4 protein: MKVLVVCPYSWATPGGVGAHVASLAAALRDRGHEVRIVAPDAADAPGVTSVGRSVPIPYNGSIARLAFGPRVAMRIRVVIRRYRPDVVHVHEPFAPSVGLAALLATRLPVVATFHASAPRSRAYRIASPALRPLYRRLAGRIAVSEEARRTVEEALGNDLRVIPNGVDCSRFAGLPEPAGSTVLFIGRFEPRKGARVLIDAFPALKDRHPEAALIMVGEGSERRACEEAVPEALREHVTFVGRVEPWELAQSMGLAAVVCVPSLGGESFGIVLLEGMAAGRPVVASNIPGYAAVLRDGVDGLLVPPGDPTACAEALAQVLDDPARAKAMGEAGRERAYRYDWPVVAGEIEAVYAEALKSVPE